The Tursiops truncatus isolate mTurTru1 chromosome X, mTurTru1.mat.Y, whole genome shotgun sequence DNA segment TCACAAAATGACTTAAATCACCATGTACTAAGTGGCAGGTCCTTGTAGTAGTTGAATGAGTATTGGTTTTCTAGAATGGTAAGAAGGCTGAGAAGTTGCATAGTTTGCCTCATTTATCTTACAGGTGTGGAAAATAAAGATGAGGTGAAGAGACTTTCTCAAGTTCTCATAAATTTACAGCAGAGAGGGACTATAACCAAGCTGATTCCTGATTGGAGGCTATTTCTGCAATACCATGATGCTTTAAGTCAaagtttaaaatgcatttgatttGCCCCTTtgtttaaacctttaaaaaaatgagcatgaTATAGCCTAAAATAGCAAGCAGTTTTGATGAACTCACATTTTTAGCTATCAGCCAACTAGAAACCAAATATAATAGCAATGTTAATATCAGAGTAGATAATGGATATATTATTAAAAGCAAGTGTAATGATGACAGCCTTCCTGTTTCCTAGGCTATTTTAAGAATCATAAGTtctctaagtgcccatcatcggatgaatggataaagaagatgtggcacatatatacaatggaatattactcagccataaaaagaaacgaaattgagctatttgtaatgaggtggatagacctagagtctgtcatacagagtgaagtaagtcagaaagagaaagacaaataccgtatgctaacacatatatatggaatttaagaaaaaaaatgtcatgaagaacctaggggtaagacaggattaaagacgcagacctactagagaacggacttgaggatatggggagggggaagggtgagctgtgacaaagcgagagagaggcatggacatatatacactaccaaacataaggtagatagctagtgggaagaagccgcatagcacagggagatcagctcggtgctttgtgaccgcctggaggggtgggatagggagggtgggagggagggagacgcaagagggaagagatatgggaacatatgtatatgtataactgattcactttgttataaagcagaaactaacacaccattgtaaagcaattataccccaataaagatgttaaaaaaaaagaatcattaagTTCTGCTAGTACATATTTTAGGGTCACTaaaattactttctaaaataatttttgaaactaGACTAAATTACTAAGAAAATTACTTTCAGGTGACAAAGGAACACACTTCTGGAAGAGGAGCTAAAGAGGTTTAATAGCTCTTTCTTATCTATCTCATCACCTGAAAAATGTGTCGAGCAGTAACTTCACAATTTgaatattacaaatgaaaaaggggaagaaatagaaatccaCCCAGTTCTGGAATTATGGATTGAGTTTTGGAAGATGATTTGATCTTGTAATCTTTTTTGCTGGTCCTCTCTTGGCATTTACCATTTTCTGATTAGCTGGattatatctttctgttttcactGGATTCTCTTTCATTGTATGCAGTTGATTCATTGGTTGTCTTTTAGAAACTTGGTGTGAGCCAGAGACCTGAGACATTTTAGCTAGGTATATACGACGTTCATCATTGATCTTGTGGTAAGCCTTTGATTCTCGTTCCAGTCTAAGTACATAGTCTTTCACTTGATTTTCAaggctccttttttcttttgctggcTGTTTAAGTAATGTACTTAAGGATTCCACTGGCATCCGCTCATAGACACGAATAGAAGATAGTCTATGTGAAGGATTTCCAcggaattttttccattttctctctgagACTAACAACTTACTTTTCTAGTTGATCATTCTGTTCAAGTTGTGTCTCATAACAGGTTTTCCACTCACTGCCTTTGTTGTCAGTACTGAGTTTGGCTTCCAGTTCCACTACCTTTTGTCTTATTTCAAGTATTGAGATTTGTACTAAGTCTTTCATATGGATTTCTTCCAATAACTCCAGTTTAAGGAGGTCAGTGCTCATGCCTTAGAAGGTGTCACTTCTTTCATCCCCCATAGTGTCAGGTCAGAGATCTCCCACACCCTTCCCCTCAGCACAGCTTGGAGCAGAAGACCTGAAGGGACATCCAGAAGCTGGGGATGAGAAAGTGCTGTCATGAGCTGTTGGTATGGTGAACTGACTCAGAATTCCTGGTTGAGCTTCTTTCCcccagcactttgaatatgtcataaTACTGACTTCTTGTCTCcactgtttctgatgagaagtcagatgTTAATTTTATTGTGGTTCCTTTGTATATGACGCATAATTTTCTTCTCACTATTTTCAAGTTTCTCTCTTTGGCTTTGGCTTTCAACAGTTTGACTATGATCTCTCTAGCTGTGAATATCTTTGAGTTTGTGCTATTTAGaattcattgagcttcttggatgtgtagattaatcttttttaaatgaaatttgagaagttttcacccactatttcttcaaatactttttatgtCCCTTTTTTCTCCACTTCTCTTCTGGAACTCCCATTATGCATACGTGGTGTGTTTGATGGTGTCTCACTGGCCTGTGAGGTTCTTCAGTTTTCTTCGTTCTTTTTACGGTCTGTTCCTTAGACTAGATAATCTCTATTGatctaccttttttttaattttaatttttaattgaagtatagttgatttacaatgtttcagatgATCTACTTTCTATTATCAactcaaatctgctgttgagcCCCTTGAGTGAATTGTTCATTTCGGTTGTTGTACCTTTTAATTCcagaattttcattcatttcttttttataatttgtatgtctttatttatattctctatATGAAGAGGCATTGTCATCATATATTCCTTTAATTCTTCAAACGTGgcttcttttagttctttgaacatatttataatagcttatTTGAAGTCTTCATGTATTAAATCTATCACCTAGACCCTCCCAGAGACAATTTATATaagctgcttttttttctgtgtatgggctgcaccttctttctttgtttcttaattttaattttttatttttgtctagtGATGTGCTTGGACTAATTATGTAGTGTCTATTTCCCCTGTAGAGTGTGAGAACTGGAATCTCttctcagttgtttttttaaaattcttttaaaaaaactttttattttatattggagtatagctgattaacaatgttgtgatagttttaggaacacag contains these protein-coding regions:
- the LOC101318338 gene encoding LOW QUALITY PROTEIN: coiled-coil domain-containing protein 169 (The sequence of the model RefSeq protein was modified relative to this genomic sequence to represent the inferred CDS: deleted 1 base in 1 codon; substituted 2 bases at 2 genomic stop codons) — its product is MGDERSDTFXGMSTDLLKLELLEEIHMKDLVQISILEIRQKVVELEAKLSTDNKGSEWKTCYETQLEQNDQLEKXVVSLREKMEKIRGNPSHRLSSIRVYERMPVESLSTLLKQPAKEKRSLENQVKDYVLRLERESKAYHKINDERRIYLAKMSQVSGSHQVSKRQPMNQLHTMKENPVKTERYNPANQKMVNAKRGPAKKITRSNHLPKLNP